One window of the Azospirillum sp. TSH100 genome contains the following:
- a CDS encoding 3-hydroxyacyl-CoA dehydrogenase/enoyl-CoA hydratase family protein gives MKIERAAVIGAGVMGAGIAAHFANAGIPCVLLDIPAKEGADRSAIAKGAVAKLLKTDPAPLMHPRNAKLITPGNLEDDLALLADVDWIVEAIVENPAIKADLYKRIDPVRKAGSVVSSNTSTIPLAVLTEGQSGQFRKDFLITHFFNPPRYMRLLEIVGGADTRADALAGIADVCDRRLGKGVVHCKDTPGFIANRIGVFWIQAAVNAAVDLGLTVEEADAVGGRPMGIPKTGIFGLMDLVGLDLMPHIAKSMSATLPANDAYRGQMREHPVITKMIAEGYTGRKGKGGFYRINKAGGGKVKESVNLQTGDYAPSEKARLDSVSAAGRDLRKLCEHPDKGGRFARRVLAQTLAYAASLVPEIADSIVAVDEGMRLGYNWKQGPFELIDRLGTEWFAELCRSEGIPVPALVVTAAGRPFYRVEGGKLQHLTTSGVYDTVVRPDGVLLLSDIKRAAGKPVWKNGSASLWDIGDGVLCVEFTSKMNAVDGDIMAAYEKAMRLIGDGKGDWKALVIHNEADNFSVGANLGLALFALNIGLWPQIEEMVEGGQRTYRALKYAPFPVVAAPSGMALGGGCEILLHSDHVQAHAETYVGLVEVGVGLIPAWGGCTEMLARHQANPKAPRGPMPGIAKAFEIISTATVAKSAAEAKELLYFRATDGITMNRDRLLADAKAKALELAADYTPPEKTTSYVLPGPSAKAAMELAVEGFALQGKVTPHDKVVCAALAEVLSGGGEADISKPVGEDHILRLEREAFMGLVRTGGTIDRIEHMLLTGKPLRN, from the coding sequence AGCTGATCACGCCCGGCAATCTTGAGGATGATCTGGCCCTGCTGGCCGACGTCGACTGGATCGTCGAGGCCATCGTCGAGAACCCGGCGATCAAGGCCGACCTCTACAAGCGCATCGACCCGGTGCGCAAGGCGGGCTCGGTGGTGTCGTCCAACACCTCCACCATCCCGCTGGCGGTGCTGACCGAGGGGCAGAGCGGGCAGTTCCGCAAGGACTTCCTCATCACCCACTTCTTCAACCCGCCGCGCTACATGCGGCTGCTGGAGATCGTCGGCGGCGCCGACACCCGCGCCGATGCGCTGGCCGGCATCGCCGACGTCTGCGACCGCCGGCTCGGCAAGGGTGTCGTCCATTGCAAGGACACGCCGGGCTTCATCGCCAACCGCATTGGCGTCTTCTGGATCCAGGCGGCGGTGAATGCCGCGGTCGATCTCGGCCTGACGGTGGAGGAGGCCGACGCCGTCGGCGGCCGTCCGATGGGCATCCCCAAGACCGGAATCTTCGGCCTGATGGATCTGGTCGGGCTGGACCTGATGCCGCACATCGCCAAGAGCATGTCGGCGACCCTGCCGGCCAACGACGCCTATCGCGGCCAGATGCGCGAGCACCCGGTCATCACGAAGATGATCGCCGAGGGCTACACCGGCCGCAAGGGCAAGGGCGGCTTCTACCGCATCAACAAGGCCGGCGGCGGCAAGGTCAAGGAATCGGTCAACCTCCAGACCGGCGACTATGCACCGTCGGAGAAGGCCCGGCTCGACAGTGTGTCGGCCGCCGGCCGCGACCTGCGCAAGCTGTGCGAGCACCCGGACAAGGGCGGCCGCTTCGCCCGCCGCGTCCTGGCGCAGACGCTGGCCTATGCCGCCAGCCTGGTGCCGGAGATCGCCGACAGCATCGTCGCCGTCGATGAGGGCATGCGGCTCGGCTACAACTGGAAGCAGGGTCCGTTCGAGCTGATCGACCGGCTGGGCACCGAGTGGTTCGCCGAGCTGTGCCGCTCCGAAGGGATCCCGGTCCCGGCGCTGGTCGTGACCGCCGCCGGCCGCCCCTTCTACCGGGTGGAGGGCGGCAAGCTCCAGCACCTGACGACATCCGGCGTCTATGACACCGTCGTGCGCCCGGACGGCGTGCTGCTGCTGTCGGACATCAAGCGCGCCGCCGGCAAGCCGGTGTGGAAGAACGGCTCCGCCAGCCTGTGGGACATCGGGGACGGCGTGCTGTGCGTCGAGTTCACCAGCAAGATGAACGCGGTCGACGGCGACATCATGGCCGCCTACGAGAAGGCGATGCGCCTGATCGGCGATGGGAAAGGTGACTGGAAGGCGCTGGTCATCCACAACGAGGCCGACAATTTCTCGGTCGGCGCCAATCTGGGCCTTGCCCTGTTCGCGCTGAACATCGGCCTGTGGCCGCAGATCGAGGAGATGGTGGAGGGCGGCCAGCGCACCTACCGCGCGCTGAAATACGCGCCCTTCCCGGTGGTGGCGGCGCCCAGCGGCATGGCGCTCGGCGGCGGCTGCGAGATCCTGCTGCATTCCGATCATGTCCAGGCCCATGCCGAGACCTATGTCGGCCTCGTCGAGGTCGGCGTCGGCCTGATCCCGGCCTGGGGCGGCTGCACCGAGATGCTGGCCCGCCATCAGGCCAACCCGAAGGCGCCGCGCGGTCCGATGCCCGGCATCGCCAAGGCCTTCGAGATCATCAGCACCGCCACCGTCGCCAAGTCGGCGGCAGAGGCCAAGGAGCTGCTGTATTTCCGCGCCACCGACGGCATCACCATGAACCGCGACCGGCTGCTGGCCGACGCCAAGGCCAAGGCGCTGGAACTGGCGGCGGACTACACGCCGCCGGAGAAGACCACCTCCTACGTCCTGCCCGGCCCCAGCGCCAAGGCGGCGATGGAACTGGCGGTGGAAGGCTTCGCCCTGCAGGGCAAGGTCACGCCGCACGACAAGGTGGTCTGCGCCGCCCTGGCCGAGGTGCTGAGCGGTGGCGGCGAGGCCGACATCTCCAAGCCGGTCGGCGAGGACCACATCCTGCGGCTGGAGCGCGAGGCGTTCATGGGTCTGGTGCGCACCGGCGGCACCATCGACCGGATCGAGCACATGCTGCTCACCGGCAAGCCGCTGCGGAACTGA
- a CDS encoding acyl-CoA dehydrogenase C-terminal domain-containing protein, with protein MPIYKAPLEDVRFVLDEIVGLDKLSALPGYEDATPELVGQVLEEGAKLCEEVLFPLNQSGDGEGCHFENGEVRTPKGFKEAYSTYIEAGWQGLACDPAYGGQGLPKLVNIMLEEFICSANLSFGMYPGLSLGAYNALAMYGSDELKQRFLPKLVDGTWSGTMCLTEPHCGTDLGIIRTKAVPAEDGSFKITGTKIFISAGEHDLTENILHLVLARLPDAPAGTRGISLFLVPKFMPNADGTPGARNGVACGSIEHKMGIKASSTCVMNFEDATGWLVGEPHKGMRAMFVMMNAARLAVGIQGLGLAEVSYQNAVNYARERLQGRSLSGVKAPDKPADPIIVHPDVRRNLLTARAYGEGARALGALVAYHLDVAEKHPDARTRRDADEFVQLMTPIVKALFTDIGFESANITVQVHGGHGFIWETGVEQYVRDARICQIYEGTNGIQALDLVGRKLPQDVGRLLRHFFHPVGRDIEAAMEKDELGEFVMPLAKAFAKLQQATALIAQKGLKDPEEAGAAASDYLRLFGLVALGWSWLTMVEKAQAKLAAGEGNASFYEAKIKTARFYMTKLLPQTNSLFITIAAGAKPLMELEDAAF; from the coding sequence ATGCCGATCTACAAGGCTCCGCTAGAAGATGTGCGCTTCGTCCTGGACGAGATCGTCGGGCTGGACAAGCTGTCGGCCCTGCCGGGCTATGAGGACGCCACGCCGGAACTCGTCGGGCAGGTGCTGGAGGAAGGCGCCAAGCTGTGCGAGGAGGTTCTGTTCCCGCTGAACCAGTCCGGCGACGGCGAGGGCTGCCATTTCGAGAATGGCGAGGTCCGCACGCCCAAGGGCTTCAAGGAGGCCTACAGCACCTACATCGAGGCCGGCTGGCAGGGTCTGGCCTGCGACCCGGCCTATGGCGGGCAGGGGTTGCCGAAGCTGGTCAACATCATGCTGGAGGAGTTCATCTGCTCCGCCAACCTCAGCTTCGGCATGTATCCCGGCCTGTCGCTCGGCGCCTACAACGCGCTTGCGATGTACGGCTCCGACGAGCTGAAGCAGCGCTTCCTGCCGAAGCTGGTCGACGGCACCTGGTCCGGCACCATGTGCCTGACCGAGCCACATTGCGGCACCGACCTCGGCATCATCCGCACCAAGGCGGTGCCGGCGGAAGACGGGTCGTTCAAGATCACCGGCACCAAGATCTTCATCTCGGCCGGCGAGCATGACCTTACCGAGAACATCCTGCATCTGGTGCTGGCCCGCCTGCCCGACGCCCCGGCCGGCACCCGCGGCATCAGCCTGTTCCTGGTGCCGAAGTTCATGCCGAACGCCGACGGCACGCCGGGTGCCCGCAACGGCGTCGCCTGCGGCTCCATCGAGCACAAGATGGGCATCAAGGCGTCGTCGACCTGCGTCATGAACTTCGAGGACGCCACCGGCTGGCTGGTCGGCGAACCGCACAAGGGCATGCGCGCCATGTTCGTGATGATGAATGCGGCCCGTCTGGCCGTGGGCATCCAGGGGCTGGGTCTGGCCGAGGTGTCCTACCAGAACGCCGTCAACTATGCCCGCGAGCGGCTCCAGGGCCGGTCGCTGTCGGGGGTGAAGGCGCCGGACAAGCCGGCCGATCCGATCATCGTCCATCCCGACGTGCGCAGGAACCTGCTGACCGCCCGCGCCTATGGCGAAGGCGCCCGCGCGCTCGGCGCGCTGGTCGCCTATCATCTGGACGTGGCGGAGAAGCATCCCGACGCCCGCACCCGCCGCGACGCCGACGAGTTCGTCCAGCTGATGACGCCGATCGTCAAGGCGCTGTTCACCGACATCGGTTTCGAGTCGGCCAACATCACCGTGCAGGTCCATGGCGGCCACGGCTTCATCTGGGAGACCGGCGTCGAGCAGTATGTCCGCGACGCCCGCATCTGCCAGATCTATGAGGGCACCAACGGCATCCAGGCGCTCGACCTCGTCGGCCGCAAGCTGCCGCAGGACGTTGGCCGCCTGCTGCGCCACTTCTTCCACCCCGTCGGCCGCGACATCGAGGCGGCGATGGAGAAGGATGAACTGGGCGAGTTCGTCATGCCGCTGGCCAAGGCCTTCGCCAAGCTGCAACAGGCCACCGCCCTGATCGCCCAGAAGGGCCTGAAGGATCCGGAGGAAGCCGGCGCCGCCGCCAGCGACTATCTGCGCCTGTTCGGCTTGGTCGCGCTGGGCTGGAGCTGGCTGACCATGGTGGAGAAGGCGCAGGCAAAGCTCGCCGCCGGGGAAGGCAACGCCAGCTTCTACGAGGCCAAGATCAAGACCGCGCGTTTCTACATGACCAAGCTGCTGCCGCAGACGAACAGCCTGTTCATCACCATCGCCGCCGGCGCCAAGCCGCTGATGGAACTGGAAGACGCCGCTTTCTGA
- a CDS encoding response regulator transcription factor: MKILIGDDHVLFREGLRRLLEQLRENATFAEASNFDELLDMAASKDEAYDLVLTDLRMPGWPGFSGIGMLRDRQPNAKVVVVSASEAQSDVREALENGAAGYIPKSSSVKIMLSALDLIFSGGVYVPATVLREGIEPDQRGGSVIPPTDPQLEQLLTQRQREVLDRLREGKSNKQIAHELGLSEGTVKIHMTAIFKSLGVRNRTQAAMAFPQSHSA, from the coding sequence ATGAAGATCCTGATCGGTGATGATCACGTCCTGTTTCGGGAAGGTCTTCGCCGTCTGCTTGAGCAGCTTCGCGAAAATGCTACCTTTGCGGAGGCAAGCAATTTCGATGAGCTTCTGGATATGGCGGCGTCTAAGGATGAGGCCTACGACCTCGTCCTGACCGATCTGCGCATGCCCGGATGGCCCGGTTTTTCCGGCATCGGCATGCTGCGCGACCGGCAGCCGAACGCCAAGGTCGTCGTCGTGTCGGCATCGGAAGCACAATCCGACGTGCGGGAGGCGCTGGAAAACGGTGCCGCCGGCTACATCCCGAAATCCTCCAGCGTCAAGATCATGCTGAGCGCGCTCGACCTGATCTTCTCGGGCGGCGTCTATGTGCCGGCGACGGTGCTGCGCGAAGGCATCGAGCCCGACCAGCGCGGCGGCTCGGTCATCCCGCCGACCGATCCGCAGCTGGAGCAGCTGCTGACCCAACGTCAGCGCGAGGTTCTGGACCGGCTGCGCGAAGGCAAGTCGAACAAGCAGATCGCGCATGAGCTGGGTCTGTCGGAGGGAACCGTCAAGATCCACATGACGGCGATCTTCAAGTCGCTCGGCGTGCGCAACCGCACCCAGGCGGCGATGGCCTTCCCGCAGTCGCATTCGGCCTGA
- a CDS encoding CBS domain-containing protein gives MHVAAVLKRKGSRIVSAAPDDSVAAVTRLLTEHRIGAVLVMGDDGQPVGILSERDVVRAVARDGAAALDRPASDLMTRELITAAPDDTVADMMAVMTERRIRHVPIVESGRVVGVISIGDVVKARIDDAELEVESLRGYVAGMG, from the coding sequence ATGCATGTTGCAGCCGTTTTGAAGCGCAAGGGCAGCCGGATCGTTTCCGCCGCACCGGATGACAGCGTGGCCGCCGTCACCCGGCTGCTGACCGAACATCGGATCGGCGCGGTGCTGGTGATGGGCGATGACGGGCAGCCGGTCGGCATTCTGTCGGAGCGCGATGTCGTCCGTGCGGTCGCCCGCGACGGGGCCGCGGCGCTGGACCGTCCTGCGTCCGACCTGATGACGCGTGAACTGATCACCGCCGCCCCCGACGACACCGTCGCCGACATGATGGCGGTGATGACCGAACGGCGCATCCGCCATGTGCCGATCGTCGAGTCCGGCCGGGTGGTTGGCGTGATCAGCATCGGTGACGTGGTGAAGGCCCGCATTGACGACGCCGAACTGGAGGTGGAATCGCTGCGCGGCTATGTCGCCGGCATGGGCTGA
- a CDS encoding OmpW family protein, with protein sequence MTILSRAAAALLATSALVAIASPSLAQDFKGKSAGDIVVRARGLAVVPQEKGTINNTTLGDVGSAKVGNDYIPEVDFSYFFTDNIAAELIAGTSRHRVKGNLIAAAGGVTEIGKVSLLPPTLTVQYHFLPKERISPYVGAGVNYTLFYNEDAANNPNAGGLRITDTNYKNRFGWALQAGVDVALTGNWSLNFDVKKIFLKTDVTANARVGTAVLPVTSKVTLDPWLVGVGVGYRF encoded by the coding sequence ATGACCATCCTGTCGCGCGCCGCCGCCGCCCTGCTGGCGACCTCGGCCCTCGTCGCCATCGCATCCCCGTCGCTCGCTCAGGACTTCAAGGGCAAGTCGGCCGGCGACATCGTCGTCCGTGCGCGCGGCCTGGCCGTGGTGCCCCAGGAAAAGGGCACGATCAACAACACGACGCTCGGTGACGTCGGCTCGGCCAAGGTCGGCAACGACTATATTCCGGAAGTCGATTTCTCCTACTTCTTCACCGACAACATCGCCGCCGAGCTGATCGCCGGCACCAGCCGTCACCGCGTCAAGGGCAACCTGATCGCTGCCGCCGGTGGCGTGACCGAAATCGGCAAGGTGTCGCTGCTGCCGCCGACCCTGACCGTGCAGTACCACTTCCTGCCGAAGGAACGCATCAGCCCGTACGTCGGCGCCGGCGTCAACTACACGCTGTTCTACAACGAGGATGCGGCGAACAACCCGAATGCCGGCGGTCTGCGCATCACCGACACCAACTACAAGAATCGTTTCGGCTGGGCCCTGCAGGCCGGTGTCGACGTTGCCCTGACCGGCAACTGGTCGCTGAACTTCGACGTCAAGAAGATCTTCCTGAAGACCGACGTGACCGCCAACGCCCGCGTGGGCACCGCCGTCCTGCCGGTCACCTCGAAGGTCACGCTGGACCCGTGGCTGGTCGGCGTCGGCGTCGGCTACCGCTTCTAA
- a CDS encoding FAD-binding oxidoreductase — protein sequence MERVDFLVVGAGIAGASAAYELAAHGRVVVLERESQPGYHSTGRSAALYTQTYGPAPIRALTVASWDFYTGPPAGFAEHAMLTPRGVLIIGRGHEADRLDAEYEQGRSLTPSVERYDREQALARAPFLRPDYVAGGVWEPDARDIDVHALHQGYLRGLKARGGRVVTDAEVWALARKDGLWVADTSAGSFKAPVVVNAAGAWADRLAALAGVATIGLVPKRRTAITFDPVFEDPSDKTGLDGWPMVSDIAETFYVKPDAGRLLASPADQTPIEPCDVQPEDIDVAITVDRLEQASRFSVRRLAHRWAGLRSFVADKVPVVGFAPDAEGFFWLAGQGGYGIQTAPAMGRVAAGLATGRGLPEDVRVLGVTESDLSPARKR from the coding sequence GTGGAGCGCGTCGATTTCCTGGTGGTCGGGGCCGGCATCGCCGGTGCCTCCGCCGCCTATGAGCTGGCGGCACATGGCCGGGTGGTGGTGCTGGAGCGCGAGTCGCAGCCCGGCTATCACTCGACCGGCCGCTCGGCGGCGCTCTACACCCAGACCTACGGCCCGGCGCCGATCCGTGCCCTGACGGTGGCGAGCTGGGATTTCTACACCGGCCCGCCGGCCGGCTTCGCCGAGCATGCCATGCTGACCCCGCGCGGCGTGCTGATCATCGGGCGCGGGCATGAGGCCGACCGACTGGATGCCGAATACGAACAGGGCCGCAGCCTGACGCCCTCGGTGGAGCGGTACGACCGCGAACAGGCGCTGGCCCGCGCGCCCTTCCTGCGCCCGGACTATGTCGCCGGCGGCGTGTGGGAGCCGGATGCCCGCGACATCGACGTGCATGCGCTGCACCAGGGCTATCTGCGCGGGCTGAAGGCGCGCGGCGGCCGGGTGGTGACCGACGCCGAGGTGTGGGCGCTCGCCCGGAAGGACGGGCTGTGGGTGGCGGACACCAGCGCCGGCAGCTTCAAAGCACCGGTGGTGGTGAACGCCGCCGGCGCCTGGGCGGACAGGCTGGCGGCGCTGGCCGGAGTGGCCACCATCGGGCTGGTGCCGAAGCGGCGCACCGCGATCACCTTCGATCCGGTGTTCGAGGATCCGTCCGACAAGACCGGGCTGGACGGTTGGCCGATGGTGTCGGACATAGCCGAGACCTTCTACGTCAAGCCCGACGCCGGCCGTCTGCTGGCCTCCCCCGCCGACCAGACGCCGATCGAGCCCTGCGACGTGCAGCCGGAGGACATCGACGTCGCCATCACGGTGGACCGGCTGGAACAAGCCTCGCGCTTCTCCGTTCGCAGATTGGCCCACCGCTGGGCCGGCCTGCGCAGCTTCGTCGCCGACAAGGTGCCGGTGGTTGGGTTCGCGCCGGACGCGGAAGGATTTTTCTGGCTGGCCGGCCAGGGCGGCTACGGCATCCAGACGGCGCCGGCCATGGGACGGGTGGCGGCCGGGCTGGCGACCGGCCGAGGCCTGCCCGAGGACGTGCGGGTGCTGGGCGTGACCGAGTCGGACCTGTCGCCGGCCAGGAAGCGGTGA
- a CDS encoding DUF1194 domain-containing protein gives MPRAMIAALAVLLSLCGGVLAAPPAGKDGKAGVALVLALDGSASITTGDLEFQLQGHAAAFRDPAVADALAAAGTRVTLAVYSGPSSLRVLIPWTALDKPEDAGRFADRIDALPRGFQGDSTAIGSAIVEAAKLFDRDGKAPRQVIDIVSNGFSNSGIDAADARDRVTKRGIVVNGLAILDEFPWLEEYFEENVIGGPGSFAKSAMDKDSFVAALRQKLILEMVTLPDHMPSRSVATQ, from the coding sequence ATGCCGCGTGCGATGATCGCCGCCCTGGCCGTCCTGCTCAGCCTATGCGGCGGGGTGCTGGCCGCCCCGCCGGCGGGAAAGGACGGGAAGGCAGGGGTGGCGCTGGTTCTGGCGCTCGACGGATCGGCCTCGATCACCACCGGCGATCTTGAGTTCCAGTTGCAGGGCCATGCCGCCGCCTTCCGCGATCCGGCGGTGGCCGACGCGCTGGCTGCGGCTGGGACGCGGGTGACGCTGGCGGTCTATTCCGGACCAAGCAGCCTGCGGGTGCTGATCCCCTGGACCGCGCTGGACAAGCCGGAGGATGCCGGCCGCTTCGCCGACCGCATCGACGCCCTGCCGCGCGGCTTCCAGGGCGACTCGACGGCCATCGGCAGCGCCATCGTCGAGGCGGCGAAGCTGTTCGACCGGGATGGCAAGGCGCCGCGGCAGGTGATCGACATCGTCTCCAACGGCTTTTCCAACAGTGGGATCGATGCGGCCGATGCCCGTGACCGGGTGACGAAGCGTGGGATCGTCGTCAACGGCCTCGCCATCCTCGACGAATTCCCCTGGCTGGAGGAGTATTTCGAGGAGAACGTGATCGGCGGGCCGGGCAGCTTCGCCAAGAGCGCCATGGACAAGGACAGCTTCGTCGCCGCCTTGCGGCAGAAACTGATCCTTGAAATGGTGACCCTGCCGGATCACATGCCCAGCCGAAGCGTCGCCACGCAGTAG
- the mutY gene encoding A/G-specific adenine glycosylase, whose amino-acid sequence MIPDSIEAARRLLSWYDRHRRDLPWRAKPGETADPYRVWLSEIMLQQTTVPAAAPYFRNFTERWPTVRDLADAPLDDLLVAWAGLGYYARARNLHKCARVVADRHGGRFPDNEAALLELPGIGAYTAAAITAIAFGRRATVVDGNVERVIARIFAVEEPLPNAKPTLRRLAATLTPDFRPGDYAQAMMDLGATICTPRKPKCMLCPWADYCEARAAGIAESLPRKVAKAEKPTRRGVAYWLLNPDGAVLLRRRAEEGLLGGMAEVPSTSWGPELPGETAVAAQQPLPARWRRLPGLVRHTFTHFHLELEVVVGQAGADWHQADGNWVAVDRLGDHALPSVMVKVVRHALSNA is encoded by the coding sequence ATGATTCCAGATTCCATAGAGGCCGCCCGGCGGCTGCTGTCCTGGTACGACCGCCACCGCCGCGACCTTCCCTGGCGCGCCAAGCCGGGGGAGACAGCCGATCCCTATCGGGTCTGGCTGTCGGAGATCATGTTGCAGCAGACGACCGTCCCTGCCGCGGCCCCCTATTTCCGCAACTTCACCGAACGCTGGCCGACCGTGCGCGATCTGGCCGACGCGCCGCTGGACGATCTGCTGGTCGCCTGGGCCGGGCTCGGCTACTACGCGCGGGCGCGCAACCTGCACAAATGCGCCCGCGTGGTGGCGGACCGGCATGGCGGCCGGTTCCCGGACAACGAGGCGGCGCTGCTGGAGCTGCCGGGCATCGGCGCCTACACCGCCGCCGCCATCACCGCCATCGCCTTCGGCCGCAGGGCCACCGTGGTGGACGGCAATGTCGAGCGGGTGATCGCCCGCATCTTCGCGGTGGAGGAGCCGCTGCCGAATGCCAAGCCGACCCTGCGCCGGCTGGCCGCCACCCTGACGCCGGACTTCCGCCCCGGCGACTATGCCCAGGCGATGATGGATCTGGGCGCCACCATCTGCACGCCGCGCAAGCCGAAATGCATGCTCTGCCCGTGGGCCGATTACTGCGAGGCACGTGCCGCCGGCATCGCCGAAAGCCTGCCGCGGAAGGTCGCCAAGGCGGAAAAGCCGACCCGGCGCGGCGTCGCCTATTGGCTGCTGAATCCCGATGGCGCCGTCCTGCTGCGCCGCCGGGCGGAGGAAGGGCTGCTGGGCGGCATGGCGGAGGTGCCGTCCACATCCTGGGGACCGGAACTGCCGGGCGAGACGGCGGTGGCGGCGCAGCAGCCGCTGCCCGCGCGCTGGCGCCGGCTCCCCGGTCTGGTCCGCCATACATTCACCCATTTTCACCTGGAGCTTGAAGTGGTCGTGGGCCAGGCTGGCGCCGATTGGCATCAGGCCGACGGCAACTGGGTGGCGGTCGACCGGCTGGGCGATCACGCCCTGCCGTCGGTGATGGTCAAGGTGGTGCGCCACGCCCTCTCGAATGCGTGA